The genomic interval TCTCGAAGTCGAAGGGCAATGGTCTGACCATCGACGAATGGCTGCGCTACGCCTCGCCGGAATCGCTGACGCTGTTCATGTATCGCGAGCCCAAGGCGGCGAAGCGGCTCTATTTCGACGTCATCCCGCGCAACGTCGACGACTATCAGCAGTTCCTCGACGGCTTTCCTCGGCAGGACGCCAAGCAGCAGCTCGGCAATCCGGTCTGGCATATCCATCACGGCCAGCCGCCGAAGGCCGACATGCCCGTGACGTTCCAGCTCCTGTTGACGCTGGTGTCGTCGTCGAATGCGGAGAACGCCGAAACGTTGTGGGGTTTTATCGGTCGCTATCGACCGGGAGTCACCGCGAAGACGCATCCGAAGCTCGATGCGATGGTCGGCTACGCCATCAACTACTATCGCGACTTCGTGGCGCCGACAAAGCAGTTCCGCGAGCCGAGCGATGGCGAGCGCGCCGCGTTGCAGGATTTGCGCGATGCGCTCTCGCAGCTCCCGCAGGAAGCATCCGCCGAAGACATCCAGAACGTCGTCTACGAGATCGGCCGCCGCGAGCCGTTCCTCGACCAGGTCAAGAAGGGCAAGGACGGCCGTCCCGGCGTGACGCTCGACTGGTTCAACATGCTCTACCAGGTGCTGCTGGGACAGGAGAAGGGCCCGCGCTTCGGCTCCTTCGTCGCGGTGTACGGTGTGGCGAATGCCGTCAACATGATCGACGGCGCGCTGGCGCGTAGCGCGTAGCCTTGCTGTCGTCCCGGACATGCGCGCCATAAGCGCGCGCCGATCCGGGACCCATAGCCACGGGGAGAAGTCGTCGCGCGAAGTGGCGACCACGAGTCTTCGCCAAACTACTCCCTGTGGTTGGGGCCCGGCCCCCGTGCGCAATTGCGCACCAGGCCGGGACGACACTGCTGTTGCTGCGATAGCGCGGCTCCGTCACCTCCCCGCGCCCCCATCCCGCAAATCCGGATGGGAGGCCCGCGGCAATTTCAGCCGACGCCACCCTGAATTGCGCTAGACTGGCCGCATAAGAGCCCGGGCGTCCGCTGCAAAAATCGTCCCGGACCATAACAAGAGGTCAGCAGGGAGGATGTCATGCAGTTCAGGGTCTCGCCAAACTCGCTCCGCAACAGCCTGAGCGAGGAGCAATGGCAGGCGCGGGTCGATCTCGCCGCCGCTCATCGTCTCGCCTACATGCATGGCTTCTCCGAAGGCATCTTCAATCATCTGACTCTTGTGGTGCCGGGCGCGAGCGACCGTTACTACCAGATCCCGTTCGGCATGCACTGGTCGGAGGTGACGGCGTCCTCCTTCATGGAAGTCGGCATCGACGACGGCGAGGTGAAGAGCGGCGAGGGCGAGGTCGAGCGTTCCTGCTTCTGCATCCATGCGCCGATCCACAAGGCGCTGCCGAAGGCGAAGGCCGTGTTTCACACCCACATGCCCTATGCCAGCGCGTTGACGCGGCTGGAGGATCCCCGCATCAAGGAGATCGGCCAGACCGAGGTCGGGCTATCAGGCCTCATTGCCTATGACGACGAATATTCCGGGCCCGCGCTCGATCCGGCCGAAGGCGCGCGGCTCGCTGGTGTGATCGGCGACAAGGGCGTCCTGTTCATGGCCAATCATGGCATCACGACCGTCGGTGAGAGCGTCGCAGATGCCTACGACAGACTCTACTATGTCGAACGCGCCGCACAGGTGCAAATCTACGCGATGTGGACAGGGCAGCGCTTGAAGCAGCTTCCGGCGCCGGTGGTCGCGAAGACGCAGCGCGATTACAGGGACGATCATCTCTACAAGGGGCCGACGCCCTCGCAGCGTCACTTCGATGCGCTCAAGCGCCTGCTGGATCGCAAGGAGCCGGATTACGCGGAGTAGATCTAGCCAAGCGCTCGGAATCGTAGGGTGGGTTAGCCTTGCGACTGCGCGAAGCGTAGTCGCTGGGCGTAACCCACCTCTTTTGTTTCCGCGTTGACAGAAGTGGTGGGTTACGCCGTGCGGCCTGCGCTTCGCGCAGCCACGGGGCAAACCCACCCTACAAGAGCGCCGTCACCCGTTCTCGATCAAGAACTCCACCCGCTCCGCGGCAAATCGCGAGCGCTTCGTCACCAGCGGCTTCCCCTGCGGATCGACATCGGTCGAATCCACCACCAGGATCGGCCGCCCCAACGCAAGATCGAGCCGCGCCGCATCTGTGGCGTCGACGATCCCTGCCGTAATCCGCGTCGAGCCGCGCGCGTAGTCGCGGACGCCGTAATGCGCCAGCAGTTTTGTCATCGAGCGCGTCGCGGCGAAGACGTTGCCGGCGTCCGGAAACAGTTCGGCCGATAGCCAGGACGTCGAGACGCAGATCGGCGTGCGGTCGGCGAGCCGCAGCGCTTCGATCCGGATCAGCGGTGCGCCGCTTTTCAAGCCGAGTTCGCGCGCGAGTTCGCGGCTTGCCGCTTCCTCCGATGCCTCGATCAACTGTCCGCGCGGCTCGCGGCCGCCGGCGCCGACGATCTCGGAGAAGCGGGTCCGTGAACGAAGGGGATAGGCGAGGCGCTGGGCCTCGACATAGGTGCCGCTGCCGCGCTCGGCGCGCACCAGGCCGCGTTCGGCAAGCGCCGCGAGCGCGCGCCGCACGGTGTGGCGGTTCACGCGATAGGTCTCGGCGATCTCCATCTCGCCCGGCAGTTTTTCGCCGGCGGCAAAGCGGCCGTCGGCGATGCCGCGCTCGATGCCGTCGGCAACGAGGCGCCACAGCGCGACGCCGGATGAGGCGGTGTCCTGCAGGCTCATGACGAGACCAAGCCTAGCTCCAAAATCACACGATTGTCACGAAACAGTCATGGCGCTTCATTATGAAGTTGTCTATTATCATAGACAACTTCGATCCGGCAAGTTTGGCGATCAACATGACCCAGCAGGACAGTCAGCAAATCCAGCGCAAGGCCGCGATGGCCGTGCTGGTGCACGCAGAGGCGGGCGAGATCGCCGCCCGTCTCCGCAACATCGCCCTGCCGGCCTATGAGGCGCTGCGGGAGGCAGAAAACGGCCTCGTTATGCTGCGCGGCCGGATCGGCGGCGACGGCGCGCCGTTCAATCTGGGCGAGGCGACCGTGTCGCGCGCGGCCGTGCGGCTCCCCAGTGGCGAGGTCGGTTTTGGCTACACGCTCGGCCGCGACGGAGAGAAAGCCAGGTTGATCGCGCTGTGCGACGCGCTGGTGCAGTCGAAGGACTTTGGGACCGCTGTCGAGCGGGAGGTCGTTGCGCCGCTCCGCGCGAGCCTCGCCGCGCAGCGCAAGCGGCGGGCCGCCGAGACGGCGGCGACGAAGGTTGATTTCTACACCATGGTGCGCGGTGAAGGGTGAGGCCATGACCACGATTGCGGAACTGCCGCCGGGCTTTGCGGACAAGGTGTTGTCGGCGCAGTCGACGTTTCGCTCCGTCATGGATGCGATGGCGCGGCCCGGCTCGGTGCAGCGGATCGCGCCGGTCGCCGGCACGCCTGGTCCGATGATGCGCGGCACAGCCGCGATCGCGCTGACGCTGTTCGACCACGACACGCCGCTCTGGCTGGATGCGCAAATGCGTGAGAGTTCTGACGTTCTGAAGTGGCTGAAATTCCACACCGGCGCGCCGGTGGTGCACGATTCGTCCGTCGCGAGCTTTGCGCTCATTGCCGATGGCGCGGCGCTTCCCCCGCTGGAGCGCTTTGCGCTCGGCAGCAACGAATATCCGGATCGTTCGACCATGGTCATCCTCCAGGTCGAGAGCCTGTCCGACGGATGCGCCTATGAATTGCGCGGGCCGGGCATCGACGGCGCCGCCCAATTTCAGGCCGCGATCAAGCCTGCCGACCTGTTCGAACGTCTGCGCATCAACGAGGCGTTGTTTCCACGCGGTATCGACGTCGTGCTGGTAGCCGATGTATCAGTGGTTGCGATCCCCCGCACCACGCGCCTCGTGACGAAGGGAAGTCAGTAGAATGTACGTCGCAGTCAAGGGCGGTGAACGCGCCATCGAGAACGCTCACCGCCTGCTCGCGCATGCGCGCCGCGGCGACCAGAGCGTTGCCGAGGTGACGCTCAGTCAGATCTCCGAGCAGCTTGGGCTTGCGGTCGACCGCGTCATGAGCGAGGGCTCGCTCTATGACCGCGAGCTCGCAGCGCTTGCGATCAAGCAGGCGCGCGGCGACATGATCGAGGCGATCTTCCTGGTCCGCGCCTTCCGCGCCACGCTGCCGCGCTTCGGCGCGAGCGAGCCGACCGATACCGGCGCGATGCGCGTCGAGCGGCGGGTGTCCTCGACCTTCAAGGACATTCCGGGCGGCCAGATCCTCGGGCCGACCTTTGACTATACCCACCGTCTGCTCGATCCGGCGCTGGCCGAGGGCTTTGTGCCGGAAGCGCCCGCGATGGCTGAAGCGAACACTGCGGCGACGCCGCGCGTCACCGACATTTTGGGGCGTGACGGCCTGATCGAGCCATCGCCGCACGCCGCGCCGGATGCGCCGGTCGGCGATCTCACGCGTGAGCCGCTCAACTTCCCGGCCGATCGCGACCTGCGCCTGCAAAATCTCGCGCGCGGCGACGAAGGCTTTCTGCTTGCGATGGGCTATTCCACCCAGCGCGGCTACGGCCGCAACCATCCCTTCGCCGGCGAGATTCGTTTTGG from Bradyrhizobium arachidis carries:
- a CDS encoding class II aldolase/adducin family protein, whose amino-acid sequence is MQFRVSPNSLRNSLSEEQWQARVDLAAAHRLAYMHGFSEGIFNHLTLVVPGASDRYYQIPFGMHWSEVTASSFMEVGIDDGEVKSGEGEVERSCFCIHAPIHKALPKAKAVFHTHMPYASALTRLEDPRIKEIGQTEVGLSGLIAYDDEYSGPALDPAEGARLAGVIGDKGVLFMANHGITTVGESVADAYDRLYYVERAAQVQIYAMWTGQRLKQLPAPVVAKTQRDYRDDHLYKGPTPSQRHFDALKRLLDRKEPDYAE
- the phnF gene encoding phosphonate metabolism transcriptional regulator PhnF, yielding MSLQDTASSGVALWRLVADGIERGIADGRFAAGEKLPGEMEIAETYRVNRHTVRRALAALAERGLVRAERGSGTYVEAQRLAYPLRSRTRFSEIVGAGGREPRGQLIEASEEAASRELARELGLKSGAPLIRIEALRLADRTPICVSTSWLSAELFPDAGNVFAATRSMTKLLAHYGVRDYARGSTRITAGIVDATDAARLDLALGRPILVVDSTDVDPQGKPLVTKRSRFAAERVEFLIENG
- the phnG gene encoding phosphonate C-P lyase system protein PhnG, with translation MTQQDSQQIQRKAAMAVLVHAEAGEIAARLRNIALPAYEALREAENGLVMLRGRIGGDGAPFNLGEATVSRAAVRLPSGEVGFGYTLGRDGEKARLIALCDALVQSKDFGTAVEREVVAPLRASLAAQRKRRAAETAATKVDFYTMVRGEG
- the phnH gene encoding phosphonate C-P lyase system protein PhnH, whose product is MTTIAELPPGFADKVLSAQSTFRSVMDAMARPGSVQRIAPVAGTPGPMMRGTAAIALTLFDHDTPLWLDAQMRESSDVLKWLKFHTGAPVVHDSSVASFALIADGAALPPLERFALGSNEYPDRSTMVILQVESLSDGCAYELRGPGIDGAAQFQAAIKPADLFERLRINEALFPRGIDVVLVADVSVVAIPRTTRLVTKGSQ
- a CDS encoding carbon-phosphorus lyase complex subunit PhnI, with the translated sequence MYVAVKGGERAIENAHRLLAHARRGDQSVAEVTLSQISEQLGLAVDRVMSEGSLYDRELAALAIKQARGDMIEAIFLVRAFRATLPRFGASEPTDTGAMRVERRVSSTFKDIPGGQILGPTFDYTHRLLDPALAEGFVPEAPAMAEANTAATPRVTDILGRDGLIEPSPHAAPDAPVGDLTREPLNFPADRDLRLQNLARGDEGFLLAMGYSTQRGYGRNHPFAGEIRFGEVEVEFFAEDVGFAVPLGSIELTECQMVNQFKGSATEAPCFTRGYGLAFGQSERKTMSMALVDRALRARELGEEVRAPAQDEEFVMSHSDNVQATGFVEHLKLPHYVDFQSELGLLRKLRREFAEANDAEPMQEAAE